One stretch of Candidatus Brocadiaceae bacterium DNA includes these proteins:
- a CDS encoding cation transporter — MCKKHVNFNKAVSGLFVFLIVISVSIVNAAALQQENVTLFHSKANKLAVNESKDEELIRLKVDGLASGACARLVQSALLDVNGVKDAEVSHMEGKALVQVEKGKVKIDELIEAVEKAGYSASEN, encoded by the coding sequence ATGTGTAAAAAACACGTAAATTTTAATAAAGCTGTATCCGGTCTCTTTGTATTTCTGATAGTAATAAGCGTCTCTATTGTTAATGCCGCTGCTTTACAACAGGAAAACGTAACGCTTTTTCATTCCAAAGCAAATAAACTCGCGGTGAACGAATCGAAAGATGAAGAGTTGATTCGTTTAAAGGTGGATGGACTGGCCAGCGGTGCCTGTGCACGTCTGGTGCAATCAGCTCTTCTTGATGTTAATGGTGTTAAGGATGCCGAGGTAAGCCATATGGAGGGAAAGGCCCTTGTGCAGGTTGAGAAAGGAAAGGTGAAGATTGATGAACTGATAGAGGCCGTAGAAAAAGCCGGATATTCTGCATCAGAAAACTAA
- a CDS encoding phosphate ABC transporter substrate-binding protein: MKTYYVYILILMFTIITGCNASKKETILCAGSTTVLPVVSDAAEQFTLNHRDVAVIVNAGGSGVGINLLGEQKIHIGMISRNISQEEIEKYPDVHFITHSIGKDAVVPVVSSEIYDAGIIALTIEQIAKIYKGGITNWKEVGGPDKEILAVDKEISRGTRHVFMEIVLGNKEAEAPGADLVLGSNNEEQVAIAQSNAAIGMLSHAWINDDVKGLSIILANGERVDPTLQNIINGKFPITRNLLLITNGEPQGKIREFIGFIKSPDGQKIVEQAGYVSLYR, from the coding sequence ATGAAAACATATTACGTTTATATCCTCATTTTAATGTTTACAATAATTACCGGCTGCAACGCTTCAAAAAAAGAGACTATTCTGTGCGCCGGGTCCACTACGGTTTTGCCTGTGGTGTCTGATGCCGCAGAGCAATTTACGCTTAATCATCGGGATGTTGCTGTCATAGTAAATGCAGGAGGGTCCGGAGTGGGGATTAATCTGTTAGGCGAGCAAAAGATCCACATAGGCATGATTTCCAGAAATATCAGCCAGGAAGAAATTGAAAAATACCCGGACGTGCATTTTATCACACATTCCATTGGAAAGGATGCTGTTGTTCCTGTCGTTTCTTCAGAAATTTATGATGCAGGGATAATTGCATTAACCATTGAGCAAATAGCGAAAATCTATAAGGGAGGGATCACAAACTGGAAGGAAGTGGGCGGCCCTGACAAAGAAATTCTCGCGGTTGACAAAGAAATATCAAGAGGCACCCGCCACGTATTTATGGAAATCGTATTGGGAAATAAAGAAGCCGAGGCGCCTGGCGCTGATTTGGTACTGGGTTCTAACAACGAAGAACAGGTTGCCATTGCACAAAGCAACGCTGCCATAGGGATGCTTTCCCATGCATGGATCAATGACGATGTCAAAGGGTTGTCTATTATTTTAGCAAATGGAGAGCGAGTAGACCCAACTTTACAAAATATCATCAACGGGAAATTCCCTATTACAAGAAATCTCCTGCTCATTACTAATGGTGAACCTCAGGGGAAGATAAGAGAATTCATCGGTTTTATAAAAAGTCCGGATGGACAAAAGATAGTAGAGCAAGCAGGTTATGTCAGCTTATACCGGTAA
- a CDS encoding FAD-dependent oxidoreductase, with amino-acid sequence MKYEYHIVVIGAGSGGLVVASGAAGLGAKVALIEAEKMGGDCLNAGCVPSKTFLKSAHIAKTIRDASMYGLTADLKKVDIAAVMGRVNKVIREIEPHDSIERYEGLGVDVIPGFGELQDRHTVKIGDKTIRGKYIVIATGSEPAIPPIPGINDVHYQTNRTIFHLKELPRHVIILGSGPIGVELGQGFRHLGTQVTIINRSPGLFKKDDPEVGPLMEEQLKNDGIELLLGIAYRRVSQDRDGISVEIEQEGKSRVIAGDQLLVAAGRLPATKNLGIDKVGVRVDEKGYIVTNRKLKTSVKNIYVCGDVTGHYQFTHMAGYQAGIIIRNVIFKLGAKVDYSTVPWTTYTKPEVAHVGYTEPMARKAGVYNSSLKVDLREIDRAKAEDDRVGFLKLNLGKKGRIIGATLLGEKAGEMIPAITIAIKQKLTAGFFMNMIFSYPTESEILKSASLEAAKQSLKPWMKKVIKTLLLR; translated from the coding sequence ATGAAGTACGAATATCATATTGTTGTTATTGGAGCGGGGAGTGGCGGACTGGTTGTCGCTTCCGGTGCGGCCGGCCTTGGGGCAAAAGTAGCATTAATTGAAGCAGAGAAAATGGGAGGTGATTGTCTGAATGCTGGATGTGTGCCCAGTAAGACATTTTTAAAAAGCGCTCATATAGCCAAGACAATTCGGGATGCATCAATGTACGGCTTAACCGCGGATTTGAAGAAGGTAGATATTGCCGCGGTCATGGGCAGGGTTAACAAGGTAATCCGTGAGATAGAGCCTCACGATTCCATAGAGCGATATGAAGGGCTTGGAGTAGATGTTATCCCGGGCTTCGGTGAGCTTCAGGACAGGCATACGGTAAAAATCGGCGACAAAACAATAAGAGGAAAATATATTGTCATTGCCACGGGTTCTGAACCTGCTATTCCGCCAATTCCAGGCATTAATGACGTTCATTATCAGACGAATCGAACCATCTTTCATCTAAAAGAACTGCCCAGGCATGTAATCATATTAGGCAGCGGGCCTATCGGTGTTGAACTGGGTCAGGGATTTCGTCATTTGGGCACTCAGGTAACGATCATAAACCGCAGTCCCGGTTTATTCAAAAAAGACGACCCTGAAGTGGGTCCGCTGATGGAGGAACAACTGAAAAATGACGGTATAGAGCTTCTTTTGGGGATTGCATACCGGAGGGTCAGTCAGGATAGAGATGGAATATCCGTCGAAATAGAGCAGGAAGGCAAGAGTCGGGTAATTGCCGGGGATCAGCTCCTGGTAGCTGCCGGACGGTTACCGGCAACGAAGAATCTGGGGATTGATAAGGTTGGGGTCAGAGTAGATGAAAAGGGATATATCGTCACCAACAGAAAACTGAAGACCTCCGTAAAAAATATCTATGTCTGCGGGGATGTAACAGGTCATTATCAGTTCACTCACATGGCCGGTTATCAGGCAGGGATCATCATTCGTAATGTAATATTCAAACTAGGCGCAAAAGTAGATTATTCGACAGTTCCCTGGACCACCTATACAAAACCGGAGGTGGCTCACGTGGGGTACACGGAACCCATGGCAAGGAAGGCCGGTGTATATAACAGCTCGTTGAAAGTGGACCTGCGTGAGATAGACCGGGCAAAGGCGGAAGATGACCGGGTAGGTTTTTTAAAGCTGAACCTGGGCAAAAAAGGACGTATCATTGGAGCGACGTTGCTCGGTGAAAAGGCAGGGGAAATGATCCCTGCTATAACAATCGCCATCAAGCAGAAACTAACTGCCGGTTTTTTCATGAACATGATCTTCTCGTATCCTACAGAATCGGAAATTCTAAAATCGGCATCCCTGGAGGCAGCGAAACAGTCATTGAAACCCTGGATGAAAAAAGTGATTAAGACGTTGTTGTTACGATAA
- a CDS encoding TVP38/TMEM64 family protein, which translates to MKYAKLFIIIAIAGLFVVFYKLGFNTYLSLESLQANKEALNTFYREHWMVFTGAYMLVYIISAAISLPGATILTLTGGFIFGPLLGSGIVIVSATIGASLAFLVARFILRNTLEKKYEHNLKKFNEGITKNAWSYLLFLRLVPLFPFFLINIVMGLTRVPLRVFTLVSFIGMYPGTFVYTLAGGQLATIHSVKDIASPRLIGAFTLLGCFALLPTIYKKFKGVKK; encoded by the coding sequence ATGAAATATGCAAAACTTTTCATTATCATCGCGATTGCCGGCTTATTCGTTGTGTTCTATAAGCTGGGCTTCAATACGTATCTTTCTCTGGAATCGCTGCAGGCAAACAAAGAAGCGCTGAATACATTCTATCGCGAGCATTGGATGGTCTTTACCGGCGCCTATATGTTGGTTTATATCATTTCGGCAGCCATTTCCCTGCCCGGAGCAACCATTCTTACGTTAACAGGAGGGTTCATTTTCGGCCCCCTTCTTGGTTCTGGCATTGTAATTGTATCCGCAACCATTGGCGCTTCCCTTGCTTTTTTGGTTGCCCGCTTTATTTTAAGAAACACACTGGAGAAAAAATACGAGCACAATTTGAAAAAATTCAACGAAGGCATTACAAAAAATGCCTGGAGTTATCTCCTGTTTTTAAGGCTGGTTCCTCTTTTCCCCTTTTTCTTGATTAATATCGTTATGGGACTCACCCGCGTGCCACTACGGGTATTTACCCTGGTAAGTTTTATCGGCATGTATCCTGGCACATTTGTTTATACCCTGGCAGGCGGACAGCTTGCAACCATTCATTCCGTAAAGGATATTGCTTCTCCCCGGCTGATTGGCGCCTTCACACTCCTGGGGTGCTTTGCTTTACTACCCACTATCTACAAAAAATTCAAGGGAGTAAAAAAATGA
- a CDS encoding GMC family oxidoreductase, with protein MNTDFDVCIVGSGAGAGPVALTLAEAGYSVVVLEKGPWFTENEFYKDELASRRRNVYTPNLNDEQHVIEEPDGRGGWSSEPTSVSGWNFWRGSCVGGSSNFMSGFFFRLKPEDFYLLSTFGPIDGANLVDWPISYEDLEPYYTRVESVVGISGRVVPHPHLEPRSTRDFPFPPTLEHPFVEQFDTACRKLGWHPLPTPRAILSNSAMNRQSCGYSGWCGSYGCSTGAKGSSRAALLNPAFETGRCEIRPHAKVYNLVSNTQGKVIAAEYYDRAGKRQQVDAEIFVVACQAIETSRLLLCSTGPRHEKGLGNSTGQVGKNLIFSAGGTGGGDIIYKKLGRTMAESLKFQGLFLNRNVQDWYFIDNPVWGRRQKGGTIDFLMEHPGPIAKAIDLIWDDHGNLRWGSPLKQALKKHFTEMREFKCEIFCDWLPTDNCFVSLDTKVKDKWGTPVARVRVGYHPHDIKIGNYLAKKATYLMRTMGVRNVYSNISGSPPPNLAAGGCRFGNDPKNSVLDPDCRAHDVENLFVTDGSFMPTGGSIPYTWTIYANAFRVANKIVKQLGG; from the coding sequence ATGAATACAGATTTTGACGTATGTATTGTTGGAAGCGGCGCTGGAGCAGGCCCTGTAGCATTGACTTTGGCAGAGGCTGGCTATTCTGTAGTAGTGCTTGAAAAAGGGCCATGGTTTACAGAAAATGAGTTTTACAAAGATGAACTTGCCAGTCGCCGACGCAATGTTTACACACCGAATCTAAACGACGAACAGCATGTGATCGAAGAACCGGATGGCCGTGGAGGGTGGTCTAGTGAACCAACCTCTGTTTCAGGATGGAATTTCTGGCGGGGCAGTTGCGTCGGTGGCTCCTCTAATTTCATGAGTGGGTTTTTTTTTCGGCTGAAGCCTGAGGATTTTTACCTGCTTTCAACCTTTGGCCCGATCGATGGCGCTAATCTTGTAGATTGGCCGATCTCCTACGAAGATCTCGAACCGTATTATACCAGGGTGGAATCGGTTGTCGGTATATCGGGCCGTGTTGTGCCACATCCACATCTGGAACCACGTTCTACCAGGGATTTTCCTTTCCCGCCAACCCTGGAACATCCTTTTGTAGAGCAATTTGATACTGCCTGCCGCAAGTTGGGATGGCATCCGTTGCCAACCCCGAGGGCGATTCTCTCAAACAGCGCCATGAACCGGCAAAGCTGCGGCTATTCGGGATGGTGTGGTAGTTATGGCTGTTCAACAGGCGCCAAAGGCAGCTCCCGGGCGGCATTATTGAACCCTGCTTTTGAAACCGGCCGTTGTGAAATCCGGCCGCATGCCAAAGTGTACAATCTTGTCAGCAATACTCAGGGCAAGGTGATTGCGGCGGAGTACTATGACAGGGCTGGAAAACGACAGCAAGTTGATGCAGAAATATTTGTCGTTGCATGCCAGGCGATCGAAACCTCGCGTTTACTGCTCTGTTCCACAGGACCGCGTCACGAAAAAGGTTTGGGAAACAGTACGGGGCAGGTGGGTAAAAATCTTATTTTTTCCGCGGGGGGCACGGGAGGGGGAGATATTATCTATAAAAAACTGGGCAGGACAATGGCAGAATCATTGAAATTTCAGGGACTGTTCCTCAACCGCAATGTGCAGGACTGGTATTTTATCGACAATCCTGTATGGGGAAGGAGGCAAAAGGGTGGAACCATTGATTTTCTCATGGAACACCCGGGCCCGATTGCAAAGGCAATAGACCTGATATGGGATGACCACGGCAACCTGCGCTGGGGAAGCCCTTTAAAACAGGCATTAAAGAAACACTTTACCGAAATGCGCGAGTTTAAATGTGAAATCTTTTGCGACTGGCTGCCCACAGATAACTGCTTTGTCTCCCTTGATACGAAAGTAAAGGACAAGTGGGGAACGCCGGTAGCCCGGGTGAGGGTGGGGTATCATCCGCACGACATCAAGATAGGCAACTATCTGGCAAAAAAGGCAACATATCTCATGAGGACAATGGGCGTGAGAAACGTCTATTCGAACATAAGCGGTTCTCCGCCGCCAAACCTGGCGGCAGGCGGATGCCGGTTTGGAAATGATCCGAAAAATTCCGTGCTTGACCCCGACTGCCGCGCCCATGATGTTGAAAATCTTTTCGTTACCGATGGGAGTTTTATGCCGACGGGAGGGAGTATCCCTTATACATGGACAATTTATGCAAACGCCTTCCGTGTTGCGAACAAGATTGTAAAACAACTCGGCGGATAA
- a CDS encoding TIGR04283 family arsenosugar biosynthesis glycosyltransferase, producing MKKKVISIIIPTFNEEKALKRCIERIVGNSGIEIIVSDGGSTDGTREIVRQYKGVKFVSSLKGRGVQMNTGASYSNGEILLFLHADCIISPIALLNIGNVFQNKKIVGGAFRIKLLSDKLPYRFIETGINLRSKLFKLPYGDQGLFVKRSLFMEIGCFKEMNVCEDLDFICRLRKRGKIAILDEKILSSVRRWENNGIVRTFLRNQFLLASYVIKQVMYNSVYKENRVKTDQNTE from the coding sequence ATGAAAAAAAAGGTAATTTCTATAATAATACCCACGTTTAATGAGGAAAAGGCTCTGAAACGGTGCATTGAAAGGATTGTGGGCAATTCCGGTATTGAAATAATAGTTTCCGATGGCGGAAGCACGGATGGCACAAGAGAAATTGTCAGACAATACAAGGGGGTCAAATTCGTTTCTTCTCTGAAGGGACGCGGTGTTCAGATGAATACCGGCGCATCATATTCCAATGGAGAGATTCTTCTTTTTCTCCATGCCGATTGCATCATATCGCCAATAGCTCTTTTGAATATCGGGAATGTTTTTCAAAATAAAAAAATTGTAGGTGGCGCGTTCAGAATAAAATTATTGTCTGACAAACTTCCCTACCGGTTCATTGAAACGGGAATAAACCTTCGCTCAAAGCTATTCAAATTGCCATACGGAGATCAAGGGTTGTTCGTGAAGAGGTCTTTATTTATGGAAATAGGTTGTTTTAAGGAAATGAACGTCTGTGAAGATTTAGATTTTATCTGCCGTCTCAGGAAACGCGGGAAAATAGCAATCCTTGACGAAAAGATTTTGTCTTCCGTGAGAAGATGGGAAAATAATGGTATTGTGCGCACCTTTCTCAGAAATCAATTCCTATTGGCTTCGTATGTTATCAAGCAAGTGATGTATAATTCGGTTTACAAAGAGAATAGAGTAAAAACAGATCAAAATACGGAGTGA
- a CDS encoding sulfite exporter TauE/SafE family protein — protein sequence MKTVPLIKRFSAIAFVLIIFPLIAFGETSPFKLGTTLLKEHVSAGELIPVAIIFTIAPNHHIYKDQVKIESGDTTRFAVFSTELPPGEIRYDQFLEEEVEDYVGEVLVKSFLQVSKDLPVGSYNVQLKVHYQGCSDKVCFAPTMDEFTLPVQVELAKSGVSKTEEEKIPAVSKPVKKSEATGIQKTIESRGIFVSLIIIFMAGVGLSFTPCVYPMIPITVAVIGGQASGGQTSTRSPLKAFFLSLIYVLGISIVYSAMGVAAASTGALFGTALQSPWVIGFVMAVFVALAMSMFGVYYLRVPSFISDRLGTKTGKGIIGVFVMGLVSGIVASPCIGPALASLLVYIASAGNKFLGFWMLFVFAWGLGVLLIVLGTFSGAIRALPKSGGWMETVERIFGLLLIGAALYYLSFIIPESAFIIILSVFLIVTAVFFGGFDRLTHESTNFQRAKRSFGLIAFIFGAYFLVGHLMIM from the coding sequence ATGAAAACAGTCCCCCTCATCAAAAGATTCTCTGCTATTGCTTTTGTTTTAATCATATTTCCCCTTATAGCCTTCGGAGAAACCTCTCCGTTTAAATTAGGTACGACACTTTTAAAAGAACATGTTTCTGCCGGTGAGCTTATCCCTGTTGCAATTATCTTCACAATTGCCCCAAACCACCATATTTACAAGGATCAGGTTAAGATAGAAAGCGGAGACACCACCAGATTCGCTGTGTTTTCCACAGAACTTCCTCCAGGGGAAATCCGGTACGATCAATTCCTGGAGGAAGAAGTAGAAGACTATGTAGGAGAAGTACTGGTAAAGTCATTCCTTCAGGTATCAAAGGATTTACCGGTCGGTTCGTATAATGTGCAACTCAAGGTACATTATCAGGGATGTTCCGATAAGGTCTGCTTTGCCCCAACGATGGATGAGTTTACCTTGCCAGTACAGGTAGAGTTGGCAAAATCGGGCGTTTCTAAAACAGAGGAAGAAAAAATCCCGGCCGTTTCAAAACCTGTGAAAAAATCTGAGGCCACTGGTATCCAAAAGACTATCGAGAGCCGTGGAATTTTTGTTTCACTAATTATTATTTTCATGGCAGGCGTGGGACTGAGTTTTACCCCGTGCGTGTACCCTATGATACCCATTACCGTTGCCGTAATTGGTGGACAAGCTTCTGGCGGCCAGACGTCGACCAGAAGCCCTTTAAAGGCATTTTTCCTTTCACTGATTTACGTCCTGGGCATATCCATTGTATACTCGGCTATGGGGGTGGCTGCGGCTTCTACCGGGGCATTGTTTGGTACGGCATTGCAAAGTCCCTGGGTCATAGGTTTTGTCATGGCAGTTTTTGTCGCGCTCGCCATGAGCATGTTTGGTGTTTATTATCTGCGAGTTCCATCCTTTATCTCAGATCGGCTCGGAACAAAAACCGGAAAGGGTATTATTGGCGTTTTTGTTATGGGGTTGGTTTCCGGGATCGTTGCCTCTCCATGTATCGGTCCTGCCCTGGCAAGTTTGCTTGTTTACATTGCCAGTGCCGGAAATAAGTTCCTGGGGTTCTGGATGCTCTTTGTATTTGCCTGGGGATTGGGCGTGCTTCTGATTGTGTTGGGCACCTTTTCTGGCGCTATAAGGGCCCTCCCGAAATCGGGAGGCTGGATGGAAACGGTGGAGAGAATCTTCGGTCTCCTTTTAATCGGAGCCGCACTCTATTACCTGAGTTTTATCATCCCGGAAAGCGCCTTCATCATCATCCTGAGCGTATTCTTGATTGTTACTGCAGTATTTTTCGGCGGTTTTGACCGGCTGACTCATGAAAGTACTAATTTCCAACGGGCCAAGAGATCCTTCGGACTTATAGCCTTTATCTTTGGGGCTTACTTTCTTGTGGGCCATCTCATGATCATGTGA
- a CDS encoding DUF547 domain-containing protein: MIKKLQEHPSGLVLMYIVLSRMDGIELLGRIISEHRRIPIIINTAYSNYNEWRPATISSLTKSLCSSVVKPYRKESKMKFRILILVMIIVNGMSFIVFASENGDPDYVFDGILSRYVSQDGLVSYKELKEDKDFVKYIAYLSRKDSGTLPTDKHRMAFWINAYNAFVLQGVLEEYPIKSVLDAGWIPHSFFKRKKFKTKHGTITLRDLEDEKLREAFREPRIHFAINCASMSCPKLLPEAYRAEKLEQQLEAQAISFVNDKSKNYLDREKGILYLSSIFKWYEGDFLQNEEKIEAYIARYLNPDDAEFIKNNKVTVKYLDYDWSLNEQK; the protein is encoded by the coding sequence GTGATAAAAAAATTACAAGAACACCCTTCTGGCCTGGTGCTAATGTATATTGTCTTGTCCAGAATGGACGGCATTGAATTGCTGGGGAGAATAATAAGTGAACACAGGCGGATACCGATAATTATTAATACGGCATACAGCAATTATAATGAGTGGCGCCCCGCCACAATTTCGAGCCTCACTAAATCTCTGTGTTCCTCCGTGGTGAAACCTTACAGAAAGGAGAGTAAGATGAAGTTTCGCATATTGATTCTTGTGATGATAATAGTCAATGGAATGTCGTTCATTGTTTTTGCTTCTGAAAATGGTGATCCGGACTACGTCTTTGATGGTATTTTGAGTCGTTATGTCTCACAGGATGGTTTGGTTTCTTATAAAGAATTAAAGGAAGATAAGGATTTTGTGAAATACATTGCATATCTTTCCCGCAAAGACTCTGGTACACTGCCAACGGACAAGCACCGTATGGCCTTCTGGATAAACGCGTATAATGCGTTTGTTCTACAAGGGGTATTGGAAGAATATCCCATCAAAAGCGTCCTTGACGCAGGATGGATACCGCACAGTTTTTTTAAACGAAAAAAGTTTAAGACAAAACACGGGACAATTACCCTGAGGGATCTGGAAGATGAAAAACTCAGGGAGGCTTTCCGGGAACCCAGGATACATTTTGCCATTAATTGCGCATCGATGAGCTGTCCAAAATTATTACCAGAGGCATACAGGGCGGAAAAACTGGAGCAACAACTGGAGGCTCAGGCAATATCTTTTGTAAATGACAAAAGCAAAAATTATCTGGATAGAGAAAAGGGCATTCTGTATCTCTCATCCATCTTTAAATGGTATGAGGGAGATTTTCTTCAAAATGAGGAAAAGATAGAGGCGTATATTGCAAGATATTTAAATCCTGACGATGCAGAATTTATCAAGAACAATAAAGTGACGGTTAAATATCTCGATTACGATTGGAGTTTAAATGAGCAGAAATAA
- a CDS encoding glycoside hydrolase family 15 protein has product MPRDIPVGNGSLLVTFDSEYQIRDIYYPYVGSENHTIGHPCRMGIWVDGHYGWVDSEWQKTLTYKTDTLVTDVKAKNDRLKIELQMYDTVDFHLNIFVKEIIIRNLDGKDREIRLFFHQDFRIYGNEIGDTAYYDPDTMSIIHYKSQRYFLVNCCDPSKCGVDHFATGDKEVHGAEGTWRDAEDGSLSGNPIAQGSVDSTIGINLYIKARGENVAHYWIAAGRKYSEVVALNKIIWEKTPEELIRRTENYWKLWINKESFQFYDLPDRLVSFFKRSLLIMRTQIDDNGAIIAANDSDITQMGKDTYSYMWPRDGALVAYALIKTGYSDVSKRFFQFCADVISREGFLLHKYNPDQSFASSWHPWFRDRRKSLPIQEDGIALVIWALWHHYNKFRDIEFVKPLYRNLIMKAAEFMVKFRDEETGLPLASYDLWEERYGVHTFTVSAVIAGLRAAGNFACAFGEEETGSRYHEIADKIKDALIANFYNKAEGRFARMGTRNAKGHALDMTVDASLYGLIAFETLSPVEPMAVSTMEAVKMKLRVNTAVGGIARYSNDYYHQISAGREDIPGNPWFICTMWMTEYDIMRAENADELNKALSGLEWVVNKALKSGVLAEQVNPFTNEPISVSPLTWSHATFVTALLKYMEKKERLLTCKSCGHSRYYMHRHAQKPCNT; this is encoded by the coding sequence ATGCCGCGGGATATACCGGTAGGAAACGGTTCACTGTTGGTTACCTTTGATTCCGAGTATCAGATACGTGATATTTATTATCCGTATGTTGGCAGTGAGAATCATACGATTGGCCATCCGTGCAGAATGGGTATTTGGGTGGATGGACATTATGGCTGGGTGGATAGCGAGTGGCAAAAAACGCTGACGTATAAAACGGATACACTCGTTACTGACGTAAAGGCGAAAAATGACCGGCTGAAAATAGAACTTCAGATGTACGACACGGTCGACTTCCACTTGAACATATTTGTAAAGGAAATCATTATCAGGAATCTTGATGGGAAAGATCGGGAAATTCGGCTGTTCTTTCATCAAGATTTTCGCATTTATGGAAATGAGATCGGTGATACGGCGTATTATGATCCGGATACCATGTCAATTATTCATTATAAATCTCAGCGATATTTTTTAGTCAATTGTTGTGATCCTTCCAAATGTGGAGTGGATCATTTTGCCACCGGTGATAAGGAGGTGCATGGGGCGGAAGGCACGTGGAGAGACGCAGAGGATGGTTCATTGAGCGGCAATCCCATTGCCCAGGGGTCCGTGGACTCTACAATCGGTATAAACCTGTATATAAAGGCGCGCGGAGAAAATGTGGCTCATTACTGGATTGCCGCAGGCAGGAAATATAGCGAGGTGGTAGCGCTCAACAAGATTATCTGGGAAAAAACACCGGAAGAACTCATTCGGCGTACGGAGAACTACTGGAAATTATGGATAAATAAAGAATCATTTCAGTTTTACGATCTTCCCGACAGACTGGTCTCTTTTTTTAAGCGGAGCTTGTTAATTATGAGGACACAGATTGATGATAATGGAGCGATTATTGCGGCAAATGATTCGGATATTACTCAGATGGGGAAAGATACTTATTCCTATATGTGGCCTCGTGATGGAGCCCTCGTTGCCTATGCGCTTATTAAAACGGGATACAGTGATGTATCAAAACGGTTTTTTCAATTTTGCGCGGATGTTATTTCTCGGGAAGGTTTTTTGCTTCACAAATATAACCCGGATCAATCTTTTGCCAGTTCCTGGCATCCGTGGTTCAGAGACCGGAGGAAAAGTCTTCCGATACAGGAAGATGGCATAGCGCTGGTAATATGGGCTCTGTGGCACCATTACAATAAATTTAGAGATATTGAATTTGTGAAACCCCTGTACCGAAATTTAATCATGAAGGCCGCAGAATTCATGGTGAAATTTAGAGATGAAGAGACGGGATTGCCTCTTGCCTCTTATGATTTATGGGAAGAGCGATATGGGGTGCATACCTTTACCGTATCGGCAGTGATTGCGGGACTACGGGCAGCGGGAAATTTTGCCTGCGCCTTTGGGGAGGAAGAAACCGGTAGCCGGTATCATGAAATTGCGGATAAAATCAAGGACGCCCTTATTGCGAATTTTTATAATAAAGCGGAAGGACGTTTTGCGAGGATGGGGACAAGGAACGCAAAAGGGCATGCGCTGGATATGACGGTAGATGCAAGTCTATACGGGCTTATTGCATTTGAGACGCTCAGCCCTGTCGAACCGATGGCCGTGTCAACAATGGAGGCTGTTAAGATGAAACTCAGGGTAAATACTGCTGTCGGTGGTATAGCACGATATTCCAATGATTATTATCATCAGATAAGCGCCGGCAGAGAAGATATTCCGGGGAATCCGTGGTTTATCTGCACCATGTGGATGACGGAATATGATATCATGCGGGCCGAAAATGCTGATGAATTGAACAAGGCATTGTCAGGCTTGGAATGGGTTGTGAACAAGGCGCTGAAATCCGGAGTCCTGGCGGAACAGGTAAATCCCTTTACCAACGAACCCATCTCCGTATCCCCATTAACATGGAGTCATGCGACGTTTGTTACGGCCTTATTAAAATACATGGAAAAGAAAGAACGGTTGTTGACCTGTAAGTCGTGCGGCCACTCTCGGTATTATATGCACCGTCATGCACAAAAACCTTGCAATACATAA